The DNA sequence AGCCAGGCCATCCTTCGCGTAGGAAACACAGGTAAACAAAATGGCTATGACTAATTGGCTGAACGTAATTCTCATGATTTTACGCCAATCGATTTGTACAATAAAATTCATAAATTTGAGAGTTTCGTTGTGAAAAATGAGACAAATTGTCCCCCTTCACTTTCAAAAAAGTGTTAGATGATAAAGGGGGATGATGATTTTGCCGGGAGTGGAGGCAACACTCCCGGTTTTTTTTACTTAGATGGGTGGTCTTTTTTTCATATGCTTGGGTTTGGTTTTTAATATTATATATCCAGTTTCAGGATGATCTCCTTTCCTTTCATCTCGTAGGTTAAACTCAGGGATTTTTCAAGCATCTGCAAGATATCCGGAAGATTCTGATTGGTAAAATCCGCCTTCAGGATATAATTGTTCAGTTCTTTGTCCGTTTCAGCTACTTTCAGGGACACGTCAAACTCTTCATTAAGAACTTTCACTACCTGGCTCACCGGGGCGTCATTAAAGGAAATCGTATTCTTTTTCCAGATATTAAGTTCCGGTTGCTTTTTAGTGCTGTAGGGCTGTTTTTTAAGCTGCTTTTCGCTTTGCAAAAAAACCGCCTTTTCATCTTTCACCAGCAGCAGCTCCTCCTTGCCTCCCTTGTCGGACTGTGAGGGCAGGCTCACCGAAACCTGCCCGGTAAACACCGAAACTTCCGCAGAAGGACCGTTTTTAAATGCTTTGATATTAAAACTGGTTCCTAATACCCGGGTTACCAGGTCGCCGCTATATACCGTAAAGGGCCGGGAAACGTCCGGGCTTACTTCAAAAAATGCCTCTCCCGACATGCTTACTTCTCGCTTATCAACCGCAAATTCCGAGGGAAAAGAGATCCAGGTTTCCGGCTTTAGCCAGACAACGCTTCCATCGGAAAGTGTCTGCCGGAGAATGGTCTTGCAGGTGTTTTCCACCAGGACTTCTCTTGCCTCTTCTTTTTGCACAATTTCACCAGCGTTTTTCTCTCCTGGTGACGAAAATTCCGCGGGAACGACCGGTCTGTCCAACAAGACGCCGAGGGCGATCAGCAGTAACAGGGCTGCGGCGGCGGCGCCCAGGAAAACCGGCCTCCTCCTGGTTGAAAACAGGGTGGGCCGGGGTAATGCATTATGCATGCGAAGCCGCTGCATCACCTCATTATACATCATTTCCTTTAGTGAGGTGCGTTCTTCAGGAGAAAGAACACTCATGGGTTCAGCTTCCTGTTCGAAGGAATCATACCATTTCCGCACGAATGCCGCTTCTTCAGCTGTACATTTTCCGGCCAGGAAATCCCGTATCAACTCCGGTGAAATAATTCTTTTCATTAAATTGGTTTAAGGGAAGCCCCTTTTAGTCTAAGTCAGGTCAAAGCAGCCTATCCCCTACTCCCTGTAATAAAAAATTTACATTAATTCATTCAGGAGTTGTCCGGAGGTAGAAAAATCCGGCAACTACAAAAGGAAGAGAGAGGCGATGCTGTCCTTAAGGCCGGCCCGCATTAGCCGCAGGGCTTTTGTAATATGATTTTCAACGGTCTTTTCGGAGATATTCAGTTCAAGCGCTATTTCCTTGTTGCTCTTTTGCTGCTTCCGGCTGAGTTCGAATACCTGCCGGCATTTTTCGGGAAGCTGGACGATTTCTTCCTCCAGCTGCTGGCTGAGATCGTTAAGTAAAATGGTTTCTTCAGTAGAATTATCTATCCGCAGCGAAGCTTCCGGCAGGGTACTGCGGTAATTACGTCTCACCAGCTCCTTTTCAATGTGATTAAACACCTTATAACGGACGGCAGTCAGCAGATAGCCTTCAAGCGAGGCCCTGATCTGTAATTCTTTCCCGCTTAACCATAAGCTCGTGAAAAGGTCCTGTATTATTTCCTGGCAAACCTCCCTGGATTTTACCCGCTTATAAGCCGCGCTATAAAGCCTGGACCAGTAACGGTTGTAAATCTCTTCGAAAGCGGCTATGTTCCCCTTTTTCAGTAAGCCTGTAAGATCATTATCCGAAAGCTTTTCATAATCTCGCATTCCGCCGGTTCAGATTAATGGAAGACAAGTCACAAAATTGTGACCAAAGCCCTGTCGGTTAAATTTCGCGAAAAAAATTAACATTAACAAAACAGGCGGAAAAATGCTACAAGTGTCCGGTGCGCCCTGGCGTTGCAATGGCTGGCCTGACAAATACTAATTTTCCTTTTCCAGCGGGCGAATACGAGTGACCAGCGGAATCGTAACAAGGGAAACCAGTGAAGCGAGGATTCCCACCCAGCCAAAATGGTATAGCTTACCGTCGGCTCCTACTACGACAATCAGGCCCGCAAGCATGGTGGCCAGGCCTGCAGAGAGCTGCTGCACCGCGGAGTTAAAACTCATGAAGCTTCCCCTGTGTTCCGGGTTCACGGTAGATGTTATAAGCGCCAGCCCGGGAACGCTTCTTCCCGATACCAGGATAAAGAACAGGGTACAAGCGCCTACCGCCAGCGGCAGTGGCATAACGCCTATATGGGTAACCAGCAGGATAGGAAGTACGGAAAGAATGCAAAGTATGATCAGCATTTGCCTTTTTCCGTATTTGTCGGATAGCTTGCCGATGATCTGCGATGAAACAAAGGTAAACGCCCCTCCCACCAGGTAGTTATAAACAAGTTCCATTTCGGTCATCCCGACATTTTTTACAAAGTAGGGACTGATAAATGGAATGACGGTGAATCCCGCGATCATCATTAGCATCATCAGCACCAGGGCCCGCAACTGGTTAGGGTCCTTTAAGATAAATTTTAAGACTGAAACCGGCTTCAGGAGCGGTTTCTCCTGCAGGTGCATTTTCATGGAAGGCAGGCCGAATAACGCGATCAGGAAAACGATCGCCGAAAACAAGCCAAGGCTCAGGAAAGGCATATGCCAGTTAAACTCAGCCGCCAGCCACAGCCCTATTGGAACGCCCATGACCGAGGCGACGGCAAATGCGGCCATCACTTTCCCCATCGCGCTGCCCCTGCGCTCATAGGGAATATAATCCCCCACTATTGAATAGATCAGCGCACTGATCACCCCTCCGAAAAGGCCGGTAACGACCCTCGCAAGCAGCAGGAAAGTGTAGTCCGGCGCCAGCGCGCAGAGCAGGGTCCCTGCCGTGAAGCCGCCGAAAGAGGAAAGTAATGCTTTTTTCCGGTCAAAACGATCGATAAAGAAGATCCCTATAAATCCGCAGATCCCTGCGCTGATGGTATAGGAAGAAACAACGAGGGCAAACTGCGTGGCATCAATGTCAAAAATCCTCATTAACTGCGGCCCCATGGGCATCACAATCACAAAATCGAGGATATATGCGAAATTAATGGCTGAAAGGATCAGCAATAATAAGGTTTCGTTGAATCGTTTTGGCGCTGTGAGCATAAAGGATTAAACACCAGGCCAGCCCCTCTGGTTTACTCCTGCTGATCATTTTCCTGTATCTCCTGCCAGATCAGGTCTTTTAATTCCTGTATGCCCTGGCCGGTAACAGATGAAATAAAGATAGCCGGAAGTTCCGAAGGCACTTCTTTTGCCAGCTCCCGCATCAGTTCCTCATCGAGCAGATCAGCCTTCGTGATCGCCAGGACACGGGGCTTATACAGCAATTCGGGGTTGAACTTTTCGAGTTCTTTCAATAATACGCCATATTCTTCCCGGATGCTGTCGCTATCGGCGGGCACCATAAACAGCAATGCCGCATTCCGTTCTATATGGCGCAAAAAGCGGATGCCTAAGCCTTTGCCCTCAGAGGCTCCTTCTATAATTCCGGGAATATCCGCCATTACAAAAGACCGGCTGTCACGGTAGGATACTACTCCAAGATTGGGTACCATGGTCGTAAAGGGATAATCGGCAATTTCCGGTTTAGCCGCAGAAACTACCGAAAGCAAGGTAGATTTACCGGCATTTGGAAAGCCTACCAGCCCTACATCCGCCAGTAATTTGAGTTCAAGAATATTCCATATTTCCTGTCCCGGCTCGCCAGGCTGGGCGTAACGCGGCGTTTGGTTGACGGAAGATTTAAAATGCCAGTTTCCCAGCCCTCCTCTTCCTCCGGGGGTCAGGATCGCGGTTTGTCCTTCCCGGGTGATCTCCATGATCGTTTCCCCGGTTTCCGCGTCCCGGGCAACAGTTCCCAGGGGTACTTCCAGTATAATGTCTTCCCCATCCGCCCCTTTCTTCTGCTGAAAGGAACCGGGTTGCCCGTTCCCCGCGATAACGTGCTTTCTGTATTTAAGATGAAGCAAGGTCCACAGCTGCCTGTTTCCCTTTAAAATAATATGACCTCCCCGCCCGCCGTCGCCGCCGTCGGGCCCTCCTTTAGAGGTAAACCGGTCACGGTGAAAATGAGCAGACCCTGCTCCTCCCGCACCGGAACGGCAGCAGATCTTCACATAATCAACGAAGTTAGGGGCAGGCATCTTTTACCAGCTGTCAATGACGGAACAGACTTTCCGGAAAATATCGTCAATACTGCCAATGCCGTTCACAAAGGAATATTTACCCTGCCTCTGGTAATACTCGGCAACGGGCGCGGTTTTGTTCCGGTACTCTTCGATCCGTTTTGTGATCACTTCCGGCTTGGCATCGTCCGGACGGTCCTGTTCCAGGGCGCGCTTTGCCAGGCGTAAGCGAAGTTCTTCTTCATCCACCTCCAGTGCGATCATCCCGGATATCCCGCTATTCCGGGATTCCAGCAGCCGGTCCAGCGCTTCCGCCTGTGCAACCGTACGGGGAAAACCGTCAAAAATAAATCCGTTGGAATCCTTGCCGGCATCCAGTTTATTATTGATCATCCCGATGACCACTTCGTCGGGGACAAGAATGCCCTGATCCATCAGCTTCTTCGCTTCCAGCCCAAGCTCCGTTCCGCCCGCGATCTCGCCGCGAAGAATATCCCCCGTGGAAAGATGTACCAGCTGGTACTTGTCAATGATCTTTTTCGATTGTGTTCCCTTCCCGGCACCCGGGGGGCCAAATAAAACAATATTAAGCATAGGCAGGCAAATCTAAGGAAATTTAGCAAGTATCCAGATAAAAACTGATGCCGGAGAGCGTTGTTTTCCAGGACGCTAGCCGCGGGCAAATATCAACAACAAGTTTATACTAACAAGTATATATATCTGATAAACAGATAACTATGTAAAAATAGTACGAATCCGGACTATCTTTGAAAAACGACAGTTGCCGGCAATGTATTTATCTTATAAACAGAAGATTACCTAAAACCAGGTATTAAAGCGTCACATCAACTGAATCCCAGTTAAAATATTGATTTGCATTATGATAACAAATATTTTTAACGATACCCCCCACCAACTCCATGTCAGCCGGCAATTCTCCGGCAGCCATTTCCTTTCCGAAGAGGTTGCAGAGTATTCGCCGGAAGTATTCATGACGGGGGTAAGAAAGGAAGCTGCGGGAATCAGTGAGCATGCCTACGAACCTGCTTAACAGCCCCATGTTGGAGAGTGTGTTCAGCTGTTTTTCCATGCCATCCTTCTGATCCAGGAACCACCAGGCCGCCCCCCACTGGACCTTCCCCGCTACGGACCCGTCATTGAAATTTCCGGCCATGGTAGCCATCACTTCGTTATCGGCGGGATTCAGATTATAGAGGATAGTTTTAGCAAGCCGGTTATCCCGGTCAAGCCGGTCCAGGAACCGGGCCAGCCCCGCGGCCTGGGGAAAATCGCCGATTGAATCCCAGCCGGCGTCTGCCCCCTGCAAGCGCATCATGCGTGTATTATTATTCCTTAGCGCGCCAAGATGATACTGCTGCACCAGGCCATTCTCCCAATCCCAATGGGCAAAGTGCAGCAGCATGGCTGATTTGAATTTCCTGCCTTCCGGCAGGTCCGGTTTCCCACCTCGAAGAACCTTCATATAAATCGCTCTGATCTCGCTTTCGGTAAAATCTTCTGCATACATCTCTTCCAACCCATGATCGGATACCCGGCATCCGTTCCGGACAAAATAATCGTGGCGGCTTTTAAGCGCAGAAAGAAAGCTATCAAACGTGTTCACCGCCATTCCGCTTACCTCCTCCAGTTTTCCGAGATAGTTCCTGAAAGTCTCAGGATCGGAAATATTCATCGCCCTATCGGGACGGAAAGCCGGCAGAACAGGGATTTCAAACGCTTCTTCTTTTAGCTGCCGGTGGTATTCCAGCGAATCGAGCGGATCATCGGTGGTGCAGATCAGCGCTACCTTCATCCTCCGCAGCAGGTTACGCACCGAAAAAGCAGGAGTCTGCAGTAAGTCCGAACACTCCCTGTAGATTCCGGCGGCCGTGCGGGGATTAAGGACTTCGCGTATATTAAAATAGCGCTGTAACTCCAGGTGCGTCCAATGGTAAAGCGGATTGCGAAGGGTGTACGGAACCGTTTCGGCCCATTTTTCAAATTTTTCAGCATCGCTTTTTGCGCCGGTGCAATAGCTTTCATCCACCCCGTTGGTCCGCATGGCCCTCCATTTATAGTGGTCCCCGTAAAGCCAGATCTGTGTAAGGTTTTCAAACCGGTGGTCTTTTGCTATCAGCTCCGGCGGAAGGTGGCAATGATAATCTAAAATGGGCATAGGCGCGGCATACTCATGAAAAAGCTGCCTTGCTGAAGGAGTACTCAGCAGGAAATGTTCATCCAGAAATTTTGTCATGATAGCAACAGGTTGTTTTATTGGCGGGTTAAGTTCATTTCGCTTGCGGCAAGTATAAAGGCGCCAACTCCTTTAGGGTCGTTTACAACCACTGGTTCGGAAAGATAATATGCATAGCTCCCGTCCCGGTAAGGATCTCCTCCAAGCCCGGAAACAGAAACCGTCCCTTCCAGGTTGATCAAACCCTCTTCCGCCTTGCTGATAAAACGATCAAGAATGGCTTCATAGCCGGAGCTGACTGTTTCCATATACTTTTCAGGCAGGTAACCATTCCTCACCCCTTTTGCCAGCGCGTACACGAACATACAGGAAGCGGAGGCTTCCGGATAATTCCCCTTTCCCCCGGGGCGGTCCAGCACCTGGAACCAAAGCCCTGTCCGGGTATCCCGGCTAGCAGATACCGCTGCCGCGAAACGGTTAAGGATGGCAAGGAGGGAATCCCTCTTCGGGTGATCCGGAGGAAAATAATCCAGCACATCTACCAGGGCCATGCCGTACCAGCCCATTGCCCGGCCCCAGAAATGCGGCGAGCGGCCCGTTTGATCGTCTGCCCATTCCTGTTCACCGGATTCATCCCAGCCATGGTACAACAAGCCGGTTTTAGCATCCCTTGAATGCTTTTCCATCAGGATAAACTGCCGGGCGATATCATCGAAAGATCCTTCCTCATTAAATTCCAGCGCGTATTCCGCGTAAAAAGGCTCGCCCATATACAGGCCGTCAAGCCACATTTGCCAGGGATAGCGTTTTTTATGCCAGAACCCGCCCTCTGAAGTACGCGGATGATGCCGCAACTGCTCGCGCAGGGTATCCGCCGCGATGCGGTACTTTTCCTCGCCTGTTTCCCGGTACAGAAACAACAAGGTCTTACCGGTATTGATGTTATCGATATTATAATCTTCTATCTTATACGTGCGAATGGCGCCGTCCTCTTCTATGAAATAGTCAACGCTGCTGCGGATAAAATCAAAATATTCCTGCTTCCCGGTTGCTTTCCATACCTGCTCTATTCCCTTCAGCACAACACCCTGTTCATAGGTCCATTTTTCCGGATGGCCTTTACCATCCCACAAGTGCTTTATAGCGGAAACTGTCATCAGCTCGGCGTAATCCTTCGCCGGCGGCCCCTGTGCAAAGGCAGTAAACAGGCAGCAGAATAGCGATGCGCCGGCAAACAGGCTACCATGGAAAAATTTACAACGTTTCATAATTGTTCTCCGTTAACACGTACATTTTGCAGCGAAAGATCTTCAACCCCTTCGGCCACGTTCGCCTTCTTTACATTTTCAAACCGGGAGTTCTCAATCCTGATATGCTCCACCGGATGCGCCGGCTCCCCTTCGATACGGACGGCATACTCCGATTTTTCACAACTCATATTTTGCACCAGCACATTGCGTACAGTAGAAAAATGGGATCCCCGTTCATCGCTGTAGAACATATTTATACGAATGGCGGCCCCGGACACTTCGCCCACCTCTATATTCCGGAGAAATACGTTTTCCACGATGCCGCCCCGGTAAGAATTGGACTTGATTCGCAGCGCCCGTTCCAGGTTAGGGCTGCTCATCCGGCAGTTTTCGGCAAACACGTTCCGGACACTACCTGATATTTCACTGCCAATCACCACCCCTCCATGACCGTCTTTCATTACGCAATCGCGAATGATGATATTTTCGCTGGGCACATTCACTCTTCTCCCATCATGGTCCCTCCCGGATTTAATGGCAATACAATCATCACCCGTATCAAAATAGCAATCAGCAATCAGCACGTTTGACGAAGATTCAGGATCACAACCGTCGCTGTTAGGGCCGTGGCTGATCACCTGCACCCCTTGTATGGTTACATTATTACACAGCACCGGGTTCATCACCCACATGGGTGAATTGCGGATGGTGACGTTTTCAATCAGCACGTTCCGGCATTTGTAAGGCTGGATAAAATTGGGTCGCAGGTAGCTCCCTTTCCCGAATATGCGTTCCCGTACCGGGACGCCGTTCTTTGCCAGCGCCTTCATACTGTCAATGGCCGGCCCCTGCCATCCGGCGTCTTCACTACCTTTTCTCTTCCAGGGCCACCAGTGAAGGCTATCGGCTTGCCCGTTGAGCGTTCCACTACCGGTTACAGCAATATTTTCCTGCTCGTAGGCATAAATAAGCGGGGAATAGTTCATAATCTCTACCCCTTCAAAGCGGGTATATACTACCGGCAGGTAATCATCCGGGTCGGTACTGAAGAGTACTTCCGCGCTATCTGCCAGGTAAAGGTTCACGTTGCTCTTCAGGTGAATGGGCCCGGTCAGGTACTTCCCGGCCGGCACCACTACCCTGCCTCCGCCAGCTTCATTGCAAGCCCTGATGGCTGCGGCAAAGGCCCCGGTACAGTCAGTAGCGCCATCGCCCTGCGCCCCGTAATCCGTTAGTAAAAAATCCCGGTCCGGAAAAACAGGAGGCTTAATGGCCGCCATTATGCTATCGGCTTTCTGCCAGGGATCATCGCCGGCGGCGCCTTGGGCAGTTCCCTTGTTGCAGGCGGTAAATGCCGTGATGCCGACAGCGAATGCCAGCAGGAACAGAAATCCGCTCTTGCCGGCGAACCAGCGGGATGTTTTCGTTCGGTTCGTTCTCATATTCACTAATAGCCAGGGTTTTGGGGAAAATCCTTGTTCGAATTCAGGTTCAGGGCATCCTGGGGAATAGGACGCAGGATCTTGTCCTGCCCGTCCGGTCCTGTAAACGGATCAGGAATATTACGGACATCCTTATTGTACCGCATGACCCGTTCCCGGAGGGTGCCGGTACGTTTCAGGTCAAACCAGCGATGAAACTCCCCGATCAGCTCGCGTGCCCGCTCGTCAAGGATCTCTTCCAGGGTCACCTGGGCGGGGTCCGTCAGTACCAGGTCGCCGGCATTCAGCTCCGCCCGCCGCTTTACCTCGTTGATCCGGTCCATGGCTGCCGGGAGGTTCCCTGCCTTAAAGTACGCTTCCGCGGCTATGAGGTAGGTTTCCGCCATCCGCGCCAGGAAAATATCCCGGACGCTGGTGCCGTTACCGAATACGCCGGGACGCGGATCGTCAAATTTCCGCACATCGGGGATCATGTTATCGAAATACTGGATGGGTTGCTCCCATCTGTTGATCGCCGGATCGGCCTGGATCAGTTCATAGGGCAGGATCTCCGTAGCGGCACGCTGCGCCGGATCAGCTGCCCGCCATGCCGCGGTATCGGCTACTTCCCATGACTGGGGAAAATACCGCCGCACCACCAGGTTCGATCTGTCTGCTACGTCGTAAAAATCATAATAGCGGTCATATACCTGGTTCATAAAAGATCCTTCCCACCGCAGGTCATTCGCGCTGAACAGGTCATACACATAGGAAGTTGGGATAAGGGAATAAGTCCGGTAGGGATAACCCTGCTGCAAGCCTTCTCCGCCATGATAAGGGCCGAAATAGGCGCTTTGTATGCTTCCCGCGGGATCTCCGTCCAGGTTCAGTGAACCTTCGTCATACTGAATCGAAAATAAAATTTCGGGGTTCTGATCATTTCCCGGCCAGAAAAGGTCATGAAAAGAAAGAGAGGAAAGATCATAGCCACCGGCTGCTTCGTCCGCAAGCTGCGC is a window from the Anseongella ginsenosidimutans genome containing:
- a CDS encoding FecR family protein → MKRIISPELIRDFLAGKCTAEEAAFVRKWYDSFEQEAEPMSVLSPEERTSLKEMMYNEVMQRLRMHNALPRPTLFSTRRRPVFLGAAAAALLLLIALGVLLDRPVVPAEFSSPGEKNAGEIVQKEEAREVLVENTCKTILRQTLSDGSVVWLKPETWISFPSEFAVDKREVSMSGEAFFEVSPDVSRPFTVYSGDLVTRVLGTSFNIKAFKNGPSAEVSVFTGQVSVSLPSQSDKGGKEELLLVKDEKAVFLQSEKQLKKQPYSTKKQPELNIWKKNTISFNDAPVSQVVKVLNEEFDVSLKVAETDKELNNYILKADFTNQNLPDILQMLEKSLSLTYEMKGKEIILKLDI
- a CDS encoding RNA polymerase sigma-70 factor, translating into MRDYEKLSDNDLTGLLKKGNIAAFEEIYNRYWSRLYSAAYKRVKSREVCQEIIQDLFTSLWLSGKELQIRASLEGYLLTAVRYKVFNHIEKELVRRNYRSTLPEASLRIDNSTEETILLNDLSQQLEEEIVQLPEKCRQVFELSRKQQKSNKEIALELNISEKTVENHITKALRLMRAGLKDSIASLFLL
- a CDS encoding MFS transporter, producing the protein MLTAPKRFNETLLLLILSAINFAYILDFVIVMPMGPQLMRIFDIDATQFALVVSSYTISAGICGFIGIFFIDRFDRKKALLSSFGGFTAGTLLCALAPDYTFLLLARVVTGLFGGVISALIYSIVGDYIPYERRGSAMGKVMAAFAVASVMGVPIGLWLAAEFNWHMPFLSLGLFSAIVFLIALFGLPSMKMHLQEKPLLKPVSVLKFILKDPNQLRALVLMMLMMIAGFTVIPFISPYFVKNVGMTEMELVYNYLVGGAFTFVSSQIIGKLSDKYGKRQMLIILCILSVLPILLVTHIGVMPLPLAVGACTLFFILVSGRSVPGLALITSTVNPEHRGSFMSFNSAVQQLSAGLATMLAGLIVVVGADGKLYHFGWVGILASLVSLVTIPLVTRIRPLEKEN
- the obgE gene encoding GTPase ObgE, which codes for MPAPNFVDYVKICCRSGAGGAGSAHFHRDRFTSKGGPDGGDGGRGGHIILKGNRQLWTLLHLKYRKHVIAGNGQPGSFQQKKGADGEDIILEVPLGTVARDAETGETIMEITREGQTAILTPGGRGGLGNWHFKSSVNQTPRYAQPGEPGQEIWNILELKLLADVGLVGFPNAGKSTLLSVVSAAKPEIADYPFTTMVPNLGVVSYRDSRSFVMADIPGIIEGASEGKGLGIRFLRHIERNAALLFMVPADSDSIREEYGVLLKELEKFNPELLYKPRVLAITKADLLDEELMRELAKEVPSELPAIFISSVTGQGIQELKDLIWQEIQENDQQE
- a CDS encoding adenylate kinase — translated: MLNIVLFGPPGAGKGTQSKKIIDKYQLVHLSTGDILRGEIAGGTELGLEAKKLMDQGILVPDEVVIGMINNKLDAGKDSNGFIFDGFPRTVAQAEALDRLLESRNSGISGMIALEVDEEELRLRLAKRALEQDRPDDAKPEVITKRIEEYRNKTAPVAEYYQRQGKYSFVNGIGSIDDIFRKVCSVIDSW
- the uxaC gene encoding glucuronate isomerase, giving the protein MTKFLDEHFLLSTPSARQLFHEYAAPMPILDYHCHLPPELIAKDHRFENLTQIWLYGDHYKWRAMRTNGVDESYCTGAKSDAEKFEKWAETVPYTLRNPLYHWTHLELQRYFNIREVLNPRTAAGIYRECSDLLQTPAFSVRNLLRRMKVALICTTDDPLDSLEYHRQLKEEAFEIPVLPAFRPDRAMNISDPETFRNYLGKLEEVSGMAVNTFDSFLSALKSRHDYFVRNGCRVSDHGLEEMYAEDFTESEIRAIYMKVLRGGKPDLPEGRKFKSAMLLHFAHWDWENGLVQQYHLGALRNNNTRMMRLQGADAGWDSIGDFPQAAGLARFLDRLDRDNRLAKTILYNLNPADNEVMATMAGNFNDGSVAGKVQWGAAWWFLDQKDGMEKQLNTLSNMGLLSRFVGMLTDSRSFLSYPRHEYFRRILCNLFGKEMAAGELPADMELVGGIVKNICYHNANQYFNWDSVDVTL
- a CDS encoding glycoside hydrolase family 88/105 protein; translation: MKRCKFFHGSLFAGASLFCCLFTAFAQGPPAKDYAELMTVSAIKHLWDGKGHPEKWTYEQGVVLKGIEQVWKATGKQEYFDFIRSSVDYFIEEDGAIRTYKIEDYNIDNINTGKTLLFLYRETGEEKYRIAADTLREQLRHHPRTSEGGFWHKKRYPWQMWLDGLYMGEPFYAEYALEFNEEGSFDDIARQFILMEKHSRDAKTGLLYHGWDESGEQEWADDQTGRSPHFWGRAMGWYGMALVDVLDYFPPDHPKRDSLLAILNRFAAAVSASRDTRTGLWFQVLDRPGGKGNYPEASASCMFVYALAKGVRNGYLPEKYMETVSSGYEAILDRFISKAEEGLINLEGTVSVSGLGGDPYRDGSYAYYLSEPVVVNDPKGVGAFILAASEMNLTRQ
- a CDS encoding glycoside hydrolase family 28 protein, translated to MRTNRTKTSRWFAGKSGFLFLLAFAVGITAFTACNKGTAQGAAGDDPWQKADSIMAAIKPPVFPDRDFLLTDYGAQGDGATDCTGAFAAAIRACNEAGGGRVVVPAGKYLTGPIHLKSNVNLYLADSAEVLFSTDPDDYLPVVYTRFEGVEIMNYSPLIYAYEQENIAVTGSGTLNGQADSLHWWPWKRKGSEDAGWQGPAIDSMKALAKNGVPVRERIFGKGSYLRPNFIQPYKCRNVLIENVTIRNSPMWVMNPVLCNNVTIQGVQVISHGPNSDGCDPESSSNVLIADCYFDTGDDCIAIKSGRDHDGRRVNVPSENIIIRDCVMKDGHGGVVIGSEISGSVRNVFAENCRMSSPNLERALRIKSNSYRGGIVENVFLRNIEVGEVSGAAIRINMFYSDERGSHFSTVRNVLVQNMSCEKSEYAVRIEGEPAHPVEHIRIENSRFENVKKANVAEGVEDLSLQNVRVNGEQL
- a CDS encoding RagB/SusD family nutrient uptake outer membrane protein — protein: MPLVTEAFTGPETSFSRASAEEVYAFILAELNEALSLVEENPEFGRVSRRAVLHYLAKVHLTRGYETFAADSDFDMAAQLADEAAGGYDLSSLSFHDLFWPGNDQNPEILFSIQYDEGSLNLDGDPAGSIQSAYFGPYHGGEGLQQGYPYRTYSLIPTSYVYDLFSANDLRWEGSFMNQVYDRYYDFYDVADRSNLVVRRYFPQSWEVADTAAWRAADPAQRAATEILPYELIQADPAINRWEQPIQYFDNMIPDVRKFDDPRPGVFGNGTSVRDIFLARMAETYLIAAEAYFKAGNLPAAMDRINEVKRRAELNAGDLVLTDPAQVTLEEILDERARELIGEFHRWFDLKRTGTLRERVMRYNKDVRNIPDPFTGPDGQDKILRPIPQDALNLNSNKDFPQNPGY